The Rattus rattus isolate New Zealand chromosome 1, Rrattus_CSIRO_v1, whole genome shotgun sequence genome includes a region encoding these proteins:
- the LOC116889339 gene encoding 60S ribosomal protein L24-like codes for MKVELCSFSRYKTYPGHGRRYARTDGKAFQFLNAKCESAFLSKRNPRQINWAVLYRRKHKKGQSEEIQKKRTRLAVKFQRAITGASLADIMAKRNQKPEVRKAQREQAIRAAKEAKKAKQASKKTAMAAAKVPLKAAPKQKMVKPVKVSAPRVGGER; via the coding sequence ATGAAGGTCGAGCTGTGCAGTTTTAGCAGATACAAGACCTACCCGGGACACGGGCGACGCTATGCCAGGACCGATGGGAAGGCTTTCCAGTTTCTTAATGCCAAATGTGAGTCCGCATTCCTTTCCAAAAGGAACCCTCGGCAAATTAACTGGGCTGTCCtctacagaagaaaacacaagaaagggCAGTCggaagaaattcaaaagaaaagaacccgCCTTGCAGTCAAGTTCCAGCGGGCCATCACGGGTGCTTCTCTGGCTGATATAATGGCCAAGAGGAATCAGAAACCAGAAGTTAGGAAAGCTCAGCGAGAACAGGCTATCAGGGCTGCCAAGGAAGCAAAAAAGGCTAAGCAGGCATCAAAGAAGACAGCAATGGCTGCTGCCAAGGTTCCCCTAAAGGCAGCCCCTAAACAAAAGATGGTGAAGCCTGTCAaggtctctgctcccagagttGGTGGGGAACGCTAA